The Peromyscus eremicus chromosome 8b, PerEre_H2_v1, whole genome shotgun sequence genome contains a region encoding:
- the LOC131918860 gene encoding trace amine-associated receptor 7e-like translates to MATDDDSFVWDQDSILSRELVSVTSVQLCYENLNGSCIKNPYSPGPRLILYAVFGFGAVLAVCGNLLVMMSILHFKQLHSPANFLVASLACADFLVGLTVMPFSTVRSVESCWYFGDSYCKVHSYFDVSFCFSSIFHLCFISVDRYIAVSDPLTYPTRFTASVSGKCIAFSWLLSIIYSFSLIYTGANEAGLEDLVTALTCVGGCQLPMNQIWVFVNFVLFFTPTLVMITVYTKIFFIAKQQAQRIERMSDQTAKASDSYKDRVAKRERKAAKTLGIAVAAFLFSWLPYYIDAIIDALLGFITPTYVYEILVWIAYYNSAMNPLIYAFFYPWFRKAIRLIVTGRILRENSSDTNLFPE, encoded by the coding sequence ATGGCTACAGATGATGACAGCTTTGTCTGGGATCAAGACAGCATCCTGAGCAGAGAACTGGTCTCTGTCACATCTGTCCAGCTGTGCTATGAGAACTTGAATGGATCCTGCATCAAGAACCCTTACTCCCCAGGCCCTCGCCTCATCCTCTATGCAGTCTTTGGCTTTGGGGCTGTGCTGGCTGTGTGTGGAAACCTCCTGGTGATGATGTCCATTCTTCATTTCAAACAGCTGCACTCTCCTGCCAACTTTCTGGTGGCATCCCTGGCCTGTGCTGACTTCTTGGTGGGACTGACCGTGATGCCCTTCAGTACAGTGAGGTCTGTGGAGAGCTGCTGGTACTTTGGGGACAGTTACTGTAAAGTTCATTCTTATTTTGATGTatcattctgtttttcttctatcTTTCACTTGTGCTTCATCTCTGTGGATAGATATATTGCTGTCAGTGACCCCCTGACCTACCCCACCAGGTTCACTGCATCTGTTTCTGGCAAGTGCATTGCCTTCTCCTGGTTACTCTCCATCATCTATAGCTTTTCTCTTATTTACACAGGGGCCAATGAAGCTGGGCTGGAGGATCTAGTGACTGCCCTCACCTGTGTGGGAGGCTGTCAACTTCCAAtgaatcaaatctgggtcttcGTTAATTTTGTACTATTTTTCACCCCCACACTTGTCATGATAACTGTCTACACTaagattttcttcattgctaaGCAGCAGGCTCAGAGGATTGAGAGAATGAGTGACCAGACGGCCAAGGCATCAGACAGCTACAAGGACAGGGTGGccaagagggaaaggaaagcagCCAAAACCCTGGGAATCGCAGTGGcagcttttctcttttcctggttGCCGTACTACATTGATGCAATCATTGATGCTCTCCTGGGCTTCATCACACCCACGTATGTGTATGAAATACTAGTTTGGATCGCCTACTACAACTCAGCCATGAACCCCTTGatttatgctttcttttatccttGGTTTCGGAAAGCCATCAGACTGATTGTCACTGGCAGAATCTTGAGGGAGAATTCCTCAGACACCAACTTGTTTCCTGAGTAG